A genomic stretch from Lysobacter soyae includes:
- a CDS encoding methyl-accepting chemotaxis protein, which yields MSTASESLMDKARSQGTNFWLMALLISFLVFALNAGYSLFKSSRYGGASSAAADLQVLSQQYANQSREAVAGKEAAFASLQNVKKQIEAAVNRVDSSYGNDPLVSGDIGKVKTTWSPLAKSGDAVLGSQAALTGLSGNADHFNARVPDLQAQLNEVVNGLSGAGTSAQQQFAMRQIVLASSMARRIAEIRAGGAGAPVAGNGLRNDANVFNQVMTDLTSGGAQVGRVTGPAVAPLNKANQQWAEMKKDVDAILGNSKQLFSAQSAALSITDNADKLLADSRGLFNAFTATGSLKDTSILGNLWISIAAGLATLFSLLMLVFSQWRAQKLRQASLEELNTRNQQAIMRLLDEMGSLAEGDLTVKATVTEDMTGAIADSINFAIEQLRSLVGTINVTSVQVAAGAQETQNTALHLAEAAEHQAQEITSASDRIGEIASSIRHVSRNSAQSAEVAQRSVEIATNGAGVVRQTIQGMDNIRDQIQETSKRIKRLGESSQEIGSIVELINDISEQTNILALNASIQAASAGDAGRGFAVVADEVQRLAERSSRATKRIEGLVHAIQSDTNEAVSSMEQTTTEVVRGARLAEDAGTALGEIERVSSDLAGLIQNISNSAEQQSNAASNITHTMDTIRSITAQTSQGASQTAKSIGNLAQLATDLRRSVADFKLPA from the coding sequence ATGAGCACCGCATCTGAATCGTTGATGGACAAGGCACGGTCGCAGGGGACCAACTTCTGGTTGATGGCCCTGTTGATTTCGTTCTTGGTATTCGCACTGAATGCCGGCTATTCCTTGTTCAAGTCCAGCCGATACGGTGGTGCGTCCTCTGCCGCGGCGGATTTGCAGGTGCTTTCGCAGCAGTATGCGAACCAGAGCCGTGAAGCCGTGGCCGGCAAGGAAGCGGCGTTCGCCTCTTTGCAAAACGTCAAAAAACAAATCGAAGCGGCGGTCAATCGCGTCGACTCGAGCTATGGCAATGACCCGTTGGTCAGCGGCGATATCGGCAAGGTGAAAACCACTTGGTCGCCACTGGCAAAGAGCGGTGACGCCGTCCTCGGCTCGCAGGCGGCATTGACGGGTTTGTCGGGTAATGCAGACCATTTCAACGCACGCGTGCCTGATTTGCAGGCGCAATTGAACGAAGTGGTGAACGGCCTGAGTGGTGCAGGTACGTCGGCTCAGCAGCAATTCGCCATGCGTCAGATCGTGTTGGCTTCGTCCATGGCACGCCGCATTGCGGAAATCCGCGCAGGTGGTGCCGGTGCGCCGGTGGCCGGTAACGGTTTGCGTAACGACGCCAACGTGTTCAACCAGGTCATGACCGATCTCACCAGCGGTGGTGCGCAGGTGGGTCGCGTGACCGGTCCTGCCGTTGCGCCGCTCAACAAGGCCAACCAGCAATGGGCCGAAATGAAGAAGGACGTCGACGCCATTCTCGGTAACTCGAAACAATTGTTCAGCGCGCAATCCGCTGCCTTGTCTATCACCGACAACGCCGACAAGCTGCTCGCCGACAGCCGCGGCCTCTTTAATGCTTTCACCGCCACCGGTTCGCTGAAAGACACCAGCATCCTCGGTAATTTGTGGATCAGCATTGCCGCCGGTTTGGCCACCCTGTTCTCGCTGCTCATGTTGGTGTTCTCCCAATGGCGTGCGCAAAAACTGCGTCAGGCTAGCTTGGAAGAACTGAACACGCGTAACCAACAAGCCATCATGCGCTTGCTGGACGAAATGGGTTCGCTCGCAGAAGGTGACTTGACGGTGAAGGCCACGGTGACCGAAGACATGACGGGCGCCATCGCGGACTCCATCAACTTCGCAATCGAGCAGCTGCGCAGCCTCGTGGGTACGATCAACGTGACCTCGGTGCAGGTGGCCGCCGGCGCGCAAGAAACGCAAAACACCGCACTTCACCTCGCCGAAGCGGCGGAACACCAGGCGCAGGAAATCACCTCGGCTTCAGACCGTATCGGTGAAATCGCTTCCTCCATCCGTCACGTGTCACGCAACTCCGCGCAGTCTGCCGAGGTGGCACAACGTTCGGTGGAAATTGCAACCAACGGTGCCGGCGTCGTGCGTCAAACGATTCAAGGCATGGACAACATCCGTGACCAGATCCAGGAAACCTCGAAGCGCATCAAGCGCCTCGGTGAATCCTCGCAGGAAATCGGCTCGATCGTGGAACTGATTAACGACATTTCCGAACAAACCAACATCTTGGCCCTGAACGCATCCATCCAGGCGGCTTCGGCCGGTGACGCAGGCCGCGGCTTCGCGGTGGTGGCCGACGAAGTGCAGCGCCTCGCAGAACGCTCTTCGCGCGCAACCAAGCGAATCGAAGGTCTCGTCCACGCGATTCAGTCTGACACCAACGAAGCGGTGAGTTCGATGGAACAAACCACGACAGAAGTGGTGCGCGGTGCCCGCTTGGCCGAAGACGCAGGTACGGCACTGGGTGAAATCGAACGCGTATCCAGCGATCTCGCAGGGTTGATTCAAAACATTTCGAACTCCGCAGAGCAGCAATCGAACGCCGCATCGAACATCACGCACACGATGGACACGATCCGCTCGATTACGGCACAAACCTCGCAAGGTGCAAGCCAAACGGCGAAGTCGATTGGAAATCTCGCCCAGCTGGCAACCGACCTTCGTCGTTCGGTCGCCGACTTCAAGCTCCCGGCCTGA
- a CDS encoding hybrid sensor histidine kinase/response regulator: protein MSALREAIEHATLGWVKPELDTALHQIQGDIEAFVEAPDDVGPLRDATQQLRQIEGTLRMLELYAPATLIEEMQALTHALSEGEISDVREEACAALGRAAIQLPDYLERLQSGHRDIPVVLLPLLNELRGFRGEASLGESVLFSPDFERPLPKEVADVPVQAPTGGRELLDQYEGDLRRLLNEWQSNGDVSATVLKERIDGLFGFARDEDMRRLLWVASETAQAVGDGALTATRQLREAFNSVVEEVQASRQETGLASGNASSSYLPVRKLLQQVARIDTPNPSLDRLRDTFGLHQQAVSAEELAHAQSSVTGVNRALLDTVTGALKEDVFRVKDSLDMHLRTGNTNPDDLRNEVDALSRISDTLGMLGLGGARDLIQRQRDLLAGVVDGNKAADESVLLDVAGALLFVDASLEDQVAQLGREVGRGNGEESIRTSDAEQLLSALTREAVVNFGDARQAFVAFVETGWDHAALAEVPRLLNEVSGALGMLELPQCADYVSGIRLFTENELIQKRRVPGSQQLDTFADAIASVEYYLEALRDKRADREDILAITQQSLEALRYWPLPSQTTEAPMPSLGNDIEDAYEAFLETATAEQKAADDHELAATLQEELEASDAAQIRPWARTDATDAQKANLAVRPELQFDLTKDDIDDEIREIFVEEFKDEIENLGILLPPWRQAPGDAERLRPIRRVFHTLKGSGRLVGATKLGEFSWKVENMLNRVLDGSRPASPEVVALVGAAVDELPSLYGALRNEAVPEVDFDGIETAAEQLANGEEVTYVRAVAAAPEVEAPTHMPVQIDPVLLEILSAEVQGHMVHLDNWLARQPAVPDEAVVRAVHTMNGAFSMAEVPGVSDAASPAEAYLKRLKAVDRVPDEEGVSALRDLAAHVRDSVVALQATPQSVPLVGLLEDRFVSLRDALPAPAPEDLGYGEDLGHSLDIPGFDETVSLSDAEHLDVASAEAEHLEAERIAAEEAEAARIAQAEAEANAEGEAERLAAEAAEAARLASEREAAEAAESARLEAERLAAEEAEAARLAAENAEAEKRAAEVAAAAAAAAAAAALAAAQSEAEAERLAAEQAEAERVAAEQAEAERLAAEQAEAERHAAEQAEAERHAAEQAEAERLAAEQAEAARLAAEQAEAARLAAEQAEAERLAAEQAEAERVAAEQAEAERLAAEQAEAERLAAEQAEAERLAAEQAEAARLAAEQAEAERIAAEQAEAERLAAEQAEAERLAAEQAEAERLAAEQAETERMAAEQAEAERFAAEQADIARRAAAEHAPELSELSAPLADISAPEQRQEDAPAAKHDYATFAAEIGPATPLDAAHLDPELLDIFTEECNDILDNSDGLLSRLREVGDDAETIKALQRDLHTLKGGARMAGIMSIGDLGHSMESLLEAVAEHRTEFGADAIPLLERGLDTLRAMSERVMARQSSSAPNELIAAFNARARGVSFDNSALSVVEHAPVELAELSAPAETALDKETQGNTTARGAQEQVRIRADLLDRLVNYAGEVAIYRSRLEQQLGAFRSSMSEMEQTNLRLRDQLRRLDLETEAQIVARYQREHDARDPTFDPLELDRFSTLQQLTRGLNESANDMSTLQGTLEDLTRQYETLLLQQSRVSTDLQEGLMRTRMIPFDSVLPRLRRVIRQAAGDSDKEAKLTVQGAQSDIDRNVLERMTAPLEHLLRNAVAHGIEAPTARRRAGKDAEGTINVEVKHEGSEIVMTIQDDGAGLNYDAIRSRGIERGLLAEDAQPTQAELASLILSPGFSTAKSVSQLAGRGVGMDVVDSEVRQLGGSMEISSENKQGTRFTLRLPQTLAVTPAVFVRIGETSYAVPIASVHGVSRLGRDAYVPGESKLQYGGAEYTVHDLGLLLNQARARADEQLQIPMLLVGAGDLRVAVGVDQIVGNREIVVKPVGPQVSSIPGIFGATVMGDGSVVVILDVVPLARRFASAPRDVDAVPAQAPESHVVPVVMVVDDSVTMRKVTGRVLERQGYEVLTAKDGIDALERMAEQVPDLMLLDIEMPRMDGYELATEMRRDPRLRDVPIIMITSRTGEKHRERAFDIGVNRYLGKPYQEPELLKNVNELLEQAREQR, encoded by the coding sequence ATGAGCGCGTTACGCGAGGCGATAGAACACGCCACATTGGGTTGGGTGAAACCGGAGCTGGATACCGCTCTGCACCAAATCCAAGGCGATATTGAGGCGTTTGTCGAAGCACCGGACGATGTCGGTCCGTTGCGCGACGCCACACAACAGTTGCGGCAGATCGAAGGCACCTTGCGCATGCTTGAGTTGTATGCGCCCGCCACGTTGATCGAAGAAATGCAGGCGTTGACGCACGCGCTTTCAGAGGGTGAAATCTCCGATGTGCGGGAAGAGGCCTGCGCCGCCCTCGGCCGCGCTGCCATCCAATTGCCTGACTATCTGGAACGCCTGCAAAGCGGACATCGGGACATTCCCGTTGTCTTGTTGCCTTTGCTCAACGAACTTCGTGGTTTCCGCGGTGAAGCGTCGTTGGGTGAGTCGGTGCTGTTCTCCCCCGATTTCGAACGTCCGTTGCCCAAGGAAGTGGCGGACGTGCCGGTCCAAGCGCCAACCGGCGGTCGCGAATTGCTCGATCAATACGAGGGCGATTTGCGTCGCTTGTTGAACGAATGGCAATCCAATGGCGACGTCTCCGCAACGGTGCTCAAAGAACGCATCGACGGTCTGTTCGGCTTTGCCCGCGATGAAGACATGCGTCGACTGCTCTGGGTCGCGTCTGAAACGGCACAAGCGGTCGGCGATGGCGCCCTCACCGCAACGCGACAACTTCGCGAAGCCTTCAATTCGGTCGTCGAGGAAGTACAGGCCTCCCGTCAAGAAACGGGTTTGGCATCCGGAAACGCCTCGTCATCGTATCTGCCCGTGCGCAAGCTTTTGCAACAAGTCGCGCGCATTGATACGCCCAACCCAAGCCTGGATCGACTTCGCGACACCTTCGGACTTCATCAACAGGCGGTCAGTGCCGAAGAGCTTGCGCATGCGCAAAGCAGCGTCACCGGCGTCAACCGCGCCTTGTTGGACACTGTGACCGGCGCGTTGAAAGAAGACGTCTTCAGAGTCAAAGACTCGCTGGATATGCATCTGCGTACCGGCAATACCAATCCCGACGACTTGCGAAACGAAGTGGATGCATTGAGCCGCATCTCCGACACGCTCGGCATGTTGGGGCTCGGCGGCGCACGCGATCTCATCCAACGGCAACGTGATCTGTTGGCCGGTGTTGTCGATGGCAACAAGGCGGCTGACGAATCGGTTCTGCTTGACGTCGCGGGTGCCTTGTTGTTCGTGGACGCGTCCTTGGAAGATCAAGTGGCCCAATTGGGACGCGAAGTCGGACGCGGCAACGGTGAGGAATCCATCCGCACGTCGGATGCCGAACAGCTGCTCTCTGCGCTCACGCGCGAAGCCGTGGTGAACTTCGGTGATGCACGCCAAGCATTCGTTGCATTTGTGGAAACAGGCTGGGATCACGCCGCACTGGCGGAGGTGCCGCGACTGTTGAATGAAGTTTCGGGTGCACTCGGGATGTTGGAACTGCCGCAATGCGCGGACTACGTTTCCGGTATTCGACTGTTCACCGAGAACGAACTCATTCAAAAGCGCCGCGTGCCCGGCAGCCAACAGCTGGATACGTTCGCCGACGCCATTGCCAGTGTCGAGTACTACCTCGAAGCCTTGCGGGACAAACGCGCCGATCGTGAAGACATTCTCGCGATTACCCAGCAAAGCCTGGAGGCGTTGCGTTATTGGCCGTTGCCTTCCCAAACCACCGAAGCGCCGATGCCCTCTTTGGGCAACGACATCGAGGATGCCTACGAGGCTTTCCTCGAAACGGCGACTGCGGAGCAGAAGGCCGCAGACGATCACGAGCTTGCCGCGACGCTTCAAGAAGAGTTGGAGGCCAGCGATGCGGCACAGATCCGTCCTTGGGCGCGCACCGACGCGACCGACGCGCAAAAGGCCAATTTGGCGGTTCGCCCGGAACTCCAGTTCGATCTGACGAAAGATGATATCGACGACGAAATCCGCGAAATCTTCGTCGAAGAATTCAAGGACGAAATCGAAAATCTCGGGATCTTGCTGCCGCCGTGGCGCCAAGCACCCGGTGATGCCGAACGCCTCCGCCCGATTCGTCGTGTATTCCATACACTGAAGGGCAGCGGGCGATTGGTCGGTGCGACCAAGCTCGGCGAATTCAGCTGGAAAGTTGAAAACATGTTGAATCGCGTGCTGGATGGTTCACGTCCGGCATCGCCTGAAGTCGTCGCCTTGGTCGGTGCCGCAGTGGATGAACTGCCGTCGCTCTATGGCGCACTCAGGAATGAAGCGGTACCGGAAGTTGATTTCGACGGCATCGAGACCGCCGCCGAACAATTGGCGAACGGTGAAGAAGTGACTTACGTGCGTGCCGTTGCAGCGGCGCCGGAAGTTGAGGCGCCGACGCATATGCCGGTACAAATCGATCCGGTGCTGTTGGAAATCCTGTCGGCGGAAGTCCAAGGCCATATGGTGCACTTGGACAACTGGTTGGCGCGCCAACCGGCGGTCCCCGACGAAGCGGTGGTTCGGGCTGTTCACACCATGAACGGCGCCTTCTCCATGGCGGAAGTGCCGGGCGTCAGCGACGCGGCAAGTCCAGCAGAAGCCTATTTGAAGCGTTTGAAAGCGGTGGACCGGGTCCCGGACGAAGAAGGCGTTTCGGCACTCCGCGATTTGGCCGCGCACGTCAGGGACAGTGTGGTTGCGCTGCAAGCAACGCCGCAATCCGTGCCGTTGGTCGGCCTGTTGGAAGATCGCTTTGTCAGTCTTCGTGATGCACTTCCGGCGCCGGCACCTGAGGACCTCGGCTACGGCGAGGATTTGGGTCACAGTCTGGATATCCCGGGCTTCGACGAAACGGTGTCCTTGTCCGACGCCGAGCATCTGGACGTGGCGTCTGCGGAAGCCGAACACTTGGAAGCGGAACGAATCGCTGCCGAGGAAGCGGAAGCCGCTCGTATCGCGCAGGCCGAAGCAGAAGCCAATGCCGAAGGCGAAGCCGAACGTCTCGCAGCGGAGGCAGCAGAAGCTGCACGTCTCGCATCCGAGCGTGAGGCTGCCGAGGCAGCCGAATCTGCACGCTTGGAGGCGGAACGTTTGGCTGCGGAAGAGGCCGAGGCCGCGCGCCTTGCCGCCGAAAATGCCGAGGCGGAAAAACGAGCAGCTGAAGTAGCGGCGGCAGCCGCAGCCGCTGCTGCCGCGGCGGCACTCGCCGCTGCGCAGAGCGAAGCGGAAGCCGAACGTCTTGCTGCAGAGCAAGCCGAAGCGGAACGCGTTGCCGCAGAACAGGCGGAAGCAGAACGCCTTGCTGCAGAGCAAGCTGAAGCAGAACGCCATGCAGCAGAGCAGGCCGAAGCAGAACGCCATGCAGCAGAGCAGGCCGAAGCAGAGCGCCTTGCAGCAGAGCAGGCTGAAGCAGCGCGCCTTGCAGCAGAGCAGGCTGAAGCAGCGCGCCTTGCTGCAGAACAAGCGGAAGCCGAACGTCTTGCTGCAGAGCAAGCCGAAGCGGAACGCGTTGCCGCAGAACAGGCGGAAGCAGAACGCCTTGCTGCAGAGCAAGCTGAAGCAGAACGCCTTGCAGCAGAGCAGGCCGAAGCAGAGCGCCTTGCAGCAGAGCAGGCCGAAGCAGCGCGCCTTGCTGCAGAACAAGCTGAAGCAGAACGCATTGCTGCAGAGCAGGCCGAAGCAGAACGCCTTGCAGCAGAACAAGCAGAAGCAGAACGCCTTGCCGCAGAGCAGGCTGAAGCCGAGCGCCTTGCTGCAGAGCAAGCCGAAACCGAACGCATGGCGGCAGAACAGGCGGAAGCGGAACGCTTCGCCGCAGAGCAAGCCGACATCGCACGCCGCGCGGCGGCAGAACATGCGCCTGAACTAAGTGAGCTAAGCGCGCCGCTGGCCGACATTTCAGCGCCTGAACAACGCCAAGAAGACGCCCCGGCGGCGAAACACGATTACGCAACTTTCGCCGCTGAGATTGGCCCGGCAACGCCGTTGGATGCCGCACATCTCGATCCCGAGTTGCTCGACATCTTTACCGAAGAATGCAATGACATTCTCGATAATTCCGACGGTTTGCTATCCCGTTTGCGTGAAGTGGGCGACGACGCCGAGACCATCAAGGCATTGCAGCGTGATCTGCACACCTTGAAGGGTGGCGCACGCATGGCCGGCATCATGTCCATCGGTGACCTCGGTCACTCCATGGAATCGTTGTTGGAAGCCGTCGCAGAACATCGCACCGAATTCGGCGCTGATGCCATTCCGCTGCTCGAACGCGGTTTGGACACCTTGCGCGCGATGAGCGAGCGCGTGATGGCCCGCCAATCGTCCAGTGCACCGAATGAATTGATCGCCGCATTCAATGCCCGGGCTCGCGGTGTTTCCTTCGATAATTCCGCGCTCTCGGTCGTCGAACACGCGCCGGTTGAGTTGGCTGAACTGTCGGCACCTGCGGAAACCGCACTCGACAAAGAGACGCAAGGCAATACCACGGCACGCGGCGCACAAGAACAGGTACGTATTCGTGCAGACCTGCTCGATCGCCTGGTGAACTACGCGGGTGAAGTCGCCATCTACCGTTCGCGCTTGGAACAACAGTTGGGTGCGTTCCGTTCGTCCATGAGCGAAATGGAACAAACCAACTTGCGTTTGCGCGATCAGCTGCGTCGATTGGATCTGGAAACCGAAGCACAAATCGTTGCGCGCTACCAACGCGAGCACGACGCGCGCGATCCGACCTTCGATCCGCTCGAGCTCGATCGTTTCTCGACGCTGCAACAATTGACGCGCGGTCTGAACGAATCAGCCAACGATATGTCCACGCTGCAGGGCACGTTGGAAGATCTCACCAGACAGTACGAAACCTTGTTGTTGCAACAGTCGCGCGTGAGTACGGATTTGCAAGAAGGATTGATGCGCACGCGCATGATTCCCTTCGATTCCGTGTTGCCGCGTTTGCGTCGCGTGATCCGCCAAGCCGCGGGCGACTCCGACAAAGAAGCCAAGTTGACGGTCCAAGGCGCGCAAAGCGACATCGATCGCAACGTGCTCGAACGTATGACCGCGCCGCTTGAGCATTTGCTCCGCAACGCGGTCGCACACGGTATCGAAGCGCCCACCGCGCGTCGTCGCGCAGGCAAGGATGCCGAGGGCACGATCAACGTGGAGGTGAAGCACGAAGGGTCCGAAATCGTCATGACGATCCAGGACGATGGCGCCGGCCTGAACTACGACGCCATTCGCAGTCGCGGGATTGAACGCGGTTTGCTGGCGGAAGATGCGCAGCCGACCCAGGCCGAACTCGCCTCACTTATTTTGAGCCCCGGCTTCTCCACCGCAAAATCTGTCAGCCAATTGGCGGGCCGCGGCGTCGGTATGGACGTGGTCGACAGCGAAGTCCGCCAACTCGGCGGCTCGATGGAAATTTCGTCGGAGAACAAGCAAGGTACGCGCTTCACACTGCGTCTCCCGCAGACGCTGGCCGTCACCCCGGCAGTCTTCGTTCGCATCGGCGAAACCAGCTATGCCGTGCCGATCGCATCGGTTCACGGTGTCAGCCGCTTGGGACGTGACGCGTACGTGCCGGGTGAATCGAAGTTGCAATACGGCGGTGCCGAATACACCGTGCATGATCTCGGTTTGTTGCTGAATCAAGCACGTGCACGCGCAGACGAACAGCTGCAGATTCCGATGTTGTTGGTCGGTGCGGGTGACCTGCGTGTGGCGGTCGGCGTGGATCAAATCGTCGGTAACCGCGAAATCGTGGTGAAGCCGGTCGGTCCGCAGGTCAGCTCGATTCCGGGTATTTTCGGCGCAACGGTGATGGGCGACGGTAGCGTCGTGGTCATTCTGGACGTCGTGCCGTTGGCACGCCGGTTCGCCAGTGCGCCGCGCGACGTCGACGCCGTGCCTGCACAGGCGCCGGAATCGCACGTGGTGCCGGTCGTCATGGTGGTCGACGATTCGGTCACCATGCGCAAAGTCACCGGTCGTGTGCTTGAACGTCAAGGCTATGAAGTCCTCACGGCGAAAGACGGCATCGATGCCCTCGAACGCATGGCGGAACAGGTGCCCGACTTGATGCTCCTCGACATCGAAATGCCGCGCATGGATGGTTACGAATTGGCCACCGAAATGCGTCGCGATCCGCGCCTGCGTGACGTGCCGATCATCATGATCACCTCACGTACCGGTGAGAAACACCGTGAGCGTGCATTCGACATCGGTGTGAATCGTTACCTCGGCAAGCCCTATCAGGAGCCCGAACTTCTGAAGAACGTGAATGAGTTGTTGGAGCAGGCACGTGAGCAGCGCTGA